From the genome of Ziziphus jujuba cultivar Dongzao chromosome 4, ASM3175591v1:
ttactctcttgctacaTCTAAACTCAActtcagtttcttgttcttgatcactatcatgattatcatcataaatagtatcataagttcgtttagatgtactcggtccttcttccactttatatggaaaaatgtgttcgaaaaatgatgcatttctcgattccattattgtgttcttgtgtatatcagaaatttctgacctatacacgagaaaccgatatgcattactattctgtgcatatcctatgaagatgcaatcaacagttttgggacctatcttcaccttcttaggtgtaggtactactaatttagctagacacccccacactcgtaaatatttgtaggagggTTGTCTTCCCTTCCATACCTCATAAGGTGTCTTTACTTTATCTTttcggggcaccttatttaaaaggtcatttgccgacaaaatggctttcccccacaagttctgaggtactccagaacttatcaacattgcattcatcatttctttcaaggttctatttttccgttcagccacatcatttgattgtggcgaatatggtggagtaacttcatgtattatgccatattgagcacaatactctccgaaaggagttacatactctccaccacaatcacttctgatcactttaactttcctgttgagttgattctcaacttccgttttatagagaataaatttctctataaccTCATCCTTACTtttaagcaagtatacatagcagtatttcgtgctatcatcaataaaggtgataaaatacttattaccacctctagtcggtgcgaattttaaatcacatatatcactatgtattaaatccaaaggttcgttatttctatcaattgtttgatatgatgacctcgttaattttgcttccacacaagtttcacacttattgattggaatcaatttcaaatgtgggaatatgatttaagttaattaatctccgcagagaattaaaattaacatgtcctagtctatcatgccataaaatggaagactcaagcaagtaaacagaagaactactagctttattcatttctttaggctttacagtcattacattcagcttaaataaaccattgactacatagtcctttcccacaaacatcccaaatttagacaaaataaccttgtctgactcaaacactaagcgaaaaccatgtttgctcagcagcgatccagataccagattcttacgaatgtctggaacatacaatatattattcagagtcagctctttccctgaggtcatcttcaggattactttgccctcaccTTGAATTTCTGAGATAGCGGAGTTGCCCATAAATagcttctccccattcttctttggttaGAAGGAAATGAACATACTCCTATCCGAACACACGTGGCGGGTCGCAccagtatctatccaccactctctaggattagatcccaccaagttcacctcagatatcacagcacttaggtcaatatcgtcaacctctttagtgatgtcctccatcacttgtgcctggttcctctttctttttggcactctacattcagtagctctgtgacccatcttgtcacagttgaagcacctgccttgaaatttggccttcttggagattcctccttttAGCCCTAGCTtagaagcttttccaatttgcttcttattcttggagccctgatcatgctccacaacattagccttcaacACAGCCTTCGAAGTTCTCTTATCAGACTTCCTGTTGTCATCTTCTATGCGAAGCTTgctaataagagcctccatatccatctcctttctcttgtgcttcagataattcctgaagtcactccaactCGGAGATAGTTTCTCAATCATGCAGGCCACTTGCAATGCTTCATTCattatcatcccttcagcaagcatttcctgaatcagcacttgcaactcatgtacttgattcattattggctttgcatccaccatcatgtaATCCAAGAATCGCCCTGTAATAAACTTTCCTGAACCCGCATTCTCGGTCTTGTACTTTCGGTCCAGTGTTTCCCACAGCTTCTTTGCTGATTTCGTGCCACAATATACACCATACAGGGCATCAGACAGGacattcaggacataattccgacataagtaatcggaattattccatgcatccaccgccatgagagtctccttatcactctcttcattactgGGTGGCGCATCTTCAGTCAAGTACCGCGCAAGTCCCAGGGTGGTCaaataaaatagcatcttctgctgccatcttttgaagtttgctccattaaacttctcagGTTTCTCTGCATGACTAGCAGAAGAAGGCATCTGAATTCCAGAAGTCTGAGTGGGCACAGTCATGttgtctccacttgccatttctgtaacatcacaaaacagaaatcaattagttgttattttctatattaacaaactaattatatgcaatttccataaggaaaacacacaaaaaataatttttagggtttctgaatacaccacaaaaaattactgtatacaccccaaaaataatattcacAATCACTATTCATAGTCACTATTCACcaatactgttcatgccacgtgtcaCCATGCTGACGTGGCCTGGCCACATGGCTGACGTGGCacccctgccacgtcatcatGCTGCTGACGTGGCGCCCAGCCACGTGATCATCCTGGTGATGTGTCATCGCCACGGCATACCCATGCTAACGTGGCACTAGGCCACGTCATCACATGATGACATGGATATGCCACGTGGCGATCCTATTGGCACTATTTACGATACATGTCGCTACTAGAGACAGACACGTGTCACCTGTAGCAGGTCGACACGTGGACTGTCCAGAGCATGAAACGTGGCCGTCCGAGAATGAGACACGTATCATCTGTATCAGGTCGACACGTGTTCCATCCGTTGGGCGACACATGACTCATTGTTTTGGCGACACGTGGTAAGCCCATTTGCCATTGGACCGGTTATCTTGGGCCTTTTTCTCAATCGGGCCTGGGTCCTGAGTTGAACAGTAGCCTGTTCTAACCTGGTCTGGGCTTTAGAACTGGGCCTGACCCAATAACATTAGAAAAACCGGCCCAGCCTTTCAGATATAGCCCAAaccctatttcttttcttcttcaaccttcaaCCGGGTCATTTTGACCCGGTTTCTCTGGTAAACGGGTCATACGACCCAGCAacaatttttcttctcttttccacTCTCCcagtggccaaaaaattaccaaaaatacaccaaaatgtttaaaaatttatgagtaattcaattttggaaagatttttgatcaaaaacaaaaaattaataattacccataaatttttatacccacgggtttaataattttttttttcttctcttgtttCAACGGTGAAACATACATGGAAATATTTAACAGTaaacaataacataataaacaacttaaatttccacattatatttacatatataaaaattattaaaacgtcttaagattgttggaaaaatatcatggatgaatatatgtaaatacatgtggacaatttaatacaaaataaataaaaataaatacaaaataaataaagcattttagaacctgtatgtctttgaaattgatctactttCTAGAAAGGTTGACCGAAGCCtatgtgataccacagtgtccttaagacgttttatGCCCACCGGTGtaggagttttgtagcgaacgtctcccaggatataacggctgcaaaagctttcagattcagcacctctgaagcttttctcttcgaattttctgtgtaccttcactttaccactattttttttttctctgtattttcttccaaaattaaaattgaaaaagaacgtTACAGTTCGTGCAACTTTCAAACTCTCATAAGGAGTTATTCTCCCGTAAAACTCTCTTCcactattatcaaaatattttttttttttaaattaattataacaaaactcaacaaccAAAAATCCAAATCATTCAGGCCCAATTCAATAGGTATAAGCAATTATGTATTCAATGACATCACTCATGAAATGGTTTATTAAAAATTTCAGTAAAGATGATGGGGAATTGAAGATTTCTATCCCACACTTTGAATAAAATCCTATAATCTGACTCCAAATATTGGATCCATCACGTGCAACCACTATTTATTCTGGACAAGAAGTCAATTGATACCCATCCATAAAAAAAGCCAATGAGCAATAACCCTCAAGTTTAGGCAGTCAACAATGGAGGGCTCTTACGCTGATGAAGTAAAGAGAAAAGCTTAGCAAATGTCAATCATCAAAGGAAAAAGCATAGCTAAAGTCAATCAATAAAGTATAACTAGATAAGCCTACGCCAGTCACAGCTATAGCTTTTTATTCAGTGTCTTCTTCTACTTTATGATCTTCTGCTtcttcgtatatatatatatatatatatgcatataaaatatcCATCTTCTGAAAATAATTCTCGTCCCATCGATCAGTCTGTACAACATGAAGAAAGCAGAATTGGCGTTCGTACCTTTTCCAGTTACCAGCCACATTACACCAGCTATAGATCTTGCAAAACTCCTTGTCAGACACCATGATCGTCTTTCCATCACCATCGTCCTCATGAACCCCCCATTTGCAAGCTCCAAAACCCGAGCCCATCTCGAGTCTCTTGCTTCTAACTCCACCATTATAGATCACCGGATCACTTTAGTCCTTCTTCCACATGATTACACCATTCCCGAAACTTCTGACGCCCACATCATCAACAGTACATTCATCCAAAACCAAATAACCCACCTCAAACACTTCCTCACCAATCATATAAACCAATATTCCGAACCAGGCCATGACTCGCCTCAGCTTGCGGGCTTGGTCCTTGACATGCTCTGTGCGCCCTTCATGGATGTGGCTGATGAGTTAGGACTTCCTGCATATATGTTCTTCACAACGAGTGCTGGATATTCTAGCCTCATGTTCCACATTCAAATAGACGCCAAGGACGACCCGAATGCTGAGTTGGTCTTGCCAACTTTCGCCAACTCAATTCCTAGTAAAGTCTTGCCTGAGTTTATGCTGGACAAGGATGTTTTCTCATACTATCTCAATCAATTcagaagaatgaaagaaaaagctAAAGGTTTTGTTATAAATACCTTCATGGAGTTGGAACCCCATGCCATCGGTTCTTTGGTTGGTGCTACATTTCCAACCGTGTATACTGTGGGACCCTTACTAAACTTGGCAGTGGAGCAATCTGATAGCAATGTGGGGTCCAAAGACACTACAGATGACTGTGATGTTATCAAGTGGCTTGATGATCAACCTCCATCATCGGTAGTGTTCCTATGCTTCGGGCATCTGGGAAGATTCAGTGAGGATCAAGCGAAAGAGATTGCAAATGCACTTGAAAACTCTGGGATTCGGTTTGTTTGGTCTTTACGTCAAAGTAAATCAGGCGGCTACACGGATTCTATGGAGGCCCTGATTAAAGGGTTTCTTAATCGGAATGCTGGGATGGGGAAGATCGTAGAATGGGCTCCACAGGTGGCCATCCTGTCCCACCCAGCAGTAAGAGGGTTTGTATCACACTGTGGCTGGAATTCCATACTTGAGAGTGTGTGGTTTGGTGTGCCTATTGCCGCGTGGCCGCTCTATGCAGAGCAACAGATAAATGCATTTGAGATTGTGAGAGACTTGGGATTGGCAGAGGAGATTAGGTTGGACTTCTTTATGGATTTTCAGAGCCAGGATGCTCAAGCGGTTGTGAGCGCTCCACAGATAGAAGCAGGGATCAGAAGAGTGATGGAGCATGATAGTGATATAAGGAAGAATGTAAAGGAGATCAGTGAAAAGAGTAGGAAGGCATTAATGAATGGTGGATCCTCATACAATTCTATAGGTCACCTAATTAATGACGTATTTGATAATATGGCCTAAAatcatatttgtttttttccttttttcaaagTTGATTCAAGTATGCTTATTCAGATGAATAAGCAAAAAAACTGTTGGCATGTTTCATCAGATAAACTAAAGCAGGATGATAACAGATTATCCAAAGTTCTGTCAAATGGAAGCAAACAATAAATATGAATGTGGAACTTTTCCAAGTAACTATTAGCAATGAGTTTATAACTACCGCTTTTCTCAATATCAGAATAAACATGGCAAACAGAAGTTGAAATTACAACACAATAATAGCAAATGAGTATTCTCTGCTAATCTATAATCAAAGAGACTGCTGCAAGGGATTAGCGCATCAAGGTCCACATTTTCcctatattgaaataaaatagaaaaacaagaaactaaacaaaacaaaaaaatagtgtGGCGCAAAACCTTAAAAGAATGCTCCTgttcttgtttttgttcttgTGTTTATATTTCTTAGCAGCAAACCACAATGATGCGTTTGACGAGAAAGATTTCTGGGAAAGTTTTGAACATTGAAGAATACACAAACAAATCTCAGAATCTCCAACAATTTTACAAATTGGATCAAGGGATTGCAGTCTTTTAGAACAAAAACCGAATACCTTTGGGGCACATGAAAGGAACACAAAAATCAAAGACACTCGTAAGGATCTAGAAGTAACTCACCGAAGGGCATTGAACTGGTAGCATTTAAATAACGTTTTCGAATAAGGGTTTCACTTTCTCCGTCAAACTTCGAATTTGGTTCTCTGATCTTCAGCCTCAACAGCAAGTTCCATGAGAGCTGAACCGAGGAGAGTTCAGTTGGCCACCCGTTAAGACTAGAGAATTAGTGAGGGATATTATACGATGTCGTTTTCGATTGCAATGCCAATTGGTATTTTTCTGGAAAGCAACTGCTGAGTAATAAAACAGCTTCACGATAACATTATTGAGTGAGCAgaaacattaaatttatttatcaaattttaaaaatttaacttatataacatatattttttgttaattgtgttcagttttcaatttatttagacTATaccaatttattaatattaatgaacGATCAATCTAACTTTTGTTTAAAACATCctcctaatttatttattgaattatttttccaaaaaacaaatgatttattcaattaaggccgatttaattaaaatgtaaatattttttctagAGTATAATTCTGGGAACACATATGCAATTCCCATTAAAAAATCAAGATTATGATCATTTTAaagtttctttttctgtttttttttttttttaaatttatcagtGGAATTTTTTTACGAGAGAATGCAATGATTGATccttaaaataacataattaacATAAACGCTAttgtgacaaaaaaataaacaacataaacaCCACAATCATCTCCGACTTTCTTTACATCTTCAAATTGAATAAATGCTATGAGAAGCATTTTAAGATTAGATTGCATCCTTTATATCAAGGAGTTctctttttgatttttcaaacatTTTGTACCAATAATTCAAGACTCCCAACAGATTAGCCCATCAAGTTCTGCGGCACATAGAAGGGTGGAAAAAATATagagagtgtttttttttcacattttaaatTCAAGTTTGATAGACAAGATTATACACTTCAAATGTAAAGGAGGAAAACACTCAGTATTGCTAAGCAAAACTTCAGGAATTGGTTCAGCATATAGAAATAATGAAGTTGGGACTTGGGACTCAATTCAATAAGAAATGGCTGATGCTATAATTATTCAAATCCAAAGCACAGTTACAGAAAAGACGATTTCCCATGGAAGATATCCAACAGAAGAGGCACATTTTCTTGATGTTTTTTCACAAACCTGTTCATAAAGGCTTCATCAGGTTCTATCAGCACATAAGACAAGGCAGGTTTTTCTTTCATCAAGCCCTTGGCGAGTAGGACTTTGATAACAGAACATCTTGGAATGATCCTCTTCTCCAAACTATATTTTAGAATACTTGGAACTCTAGCCACGTCTGCAGGCTGCAAACCCATTTTGTTTACAAAAACATCCATTTTACTCCTAAAATTCTTCTTCGATAATGCCATAAACATGGGATCCTTTCTAAACGCTGTCAAGAAATCATTTTCTGTCCAGCCACACTGCTTATATATTTCCTTCTTCTGTGCCCATGACGATTCACCCACACAAGAAATCACATGTAAAGCAGTTATAAATATCATCTTTAAAGGGTTAAATCCCATATTAACGACCTTCTCAACATCTTTCTCAAACATGCTAGTTTTACGGCAGGCAACATACGGATGGCAGGTTATCAATACAGAAATAAAGGACTGTGGTACTCCCAGTGCTCTCAAGACGGAGACATTGACAGCAAAGTTCTTCTGCACATTGTCCAGCAATATCCACGATGAGCGACCAAAGAACTTAGCAACTTTTTCATCAAGGATAAGTACACTTTTAAGGATATCATAACAAGGAATTATGCATTTCTCTAAGCTTCTTGTCAAAAGACAAGGATTCCATATGACAACTCGGGCCAGGTCTACACCAGAAAGGCCTATAGAACGGTAAAAATCAAGTTTAGGCAAAAGGGTCTTCTCAGCATTGACTACAAGCAAAGTCGGACGCACCTTAACAAGTCTGGAGATGTGGGTGTTGGTGAAACCGTGGTCTTTGAGCAGACCAAGCACCAAGTCAGGTTTTTCTGAGGTCTCAAAGTTTATCCTTTGAGACACAGACAGAGCAATTTCTGGAGTCAACCCACATGATTTTATGAGGTATGAAACCTTAAAAGAGTTCTCTTGTTCATGTGGTTTATATTTATCAGCAGCTAACGACAATGGTGTGTTCGACAAGAAAGATTTCTGGGAAAGTTTTGAACTTTGAAGAATACACAAAAAAATCCCAGAATCTCCAACAATTTTACATATTGGAACAAGGGAATGCAGTCTTTTAGAACAAAAACCAAACATCTTTCGGGCATATATAAAGAACACAAAAATCAAAGATACTTGCACGTATCGAGAAGTGACTCACCGAAGGACATTGAACTGGGTGGAATTCAATAACGCGTTTGATCAAGAGTTTCACTTTCTCCGGCAAACTTCGAATTTGGGTTTCTGCTCTTCGGCTCACCAGCAAAGCCCATGAGAGCTGAATGAGAAAAAACTGAACGAGGGGAGATCAGTTGGCCACCGGTTCAGACTTGAAAATTAAGAGGAACATTATACGTCGCCGTTTTCATTAGCAATACTGCTAGggcttcttccttttttttttcttttttttttttttttccctcctcctTAAAATAGTAATACTactaggcttttttttttttttttttttttggctttttttgggTGAGCTGACTGCTGAGTAACAGAACAACTTGACAAGATTAATATTTGAGTGAGCAGaaacactaatataatatattttttagaaaatttaacttatataatatattttttaattgacttcacttatcaatttatttagacTATACTAATTTAGTTCTACTAACAAACCGTCAATCTAAGTTTTGATTAAAACATGctctcaatttatttattcatcttatccaaaaaaaattatttcttcagTAAGGccatttatctttaaaaaaataaaaaaaaatgtaattaaggCCAATTTAATTGAACTGTAAATACTTTTTGAGGATATTAAATTCCGAGGTCCACACACAAGTATGATGTATCCAATTTCCATTCAAAAAGCATGAttatgacaattttttttttttttttttcaatcaaacaGATGGAGAAAAGCTAGCCATGGGAATTCAAAGGGCTACTTTAGAAAACACTATTTCCAAGCTTAGTTTGAATCCAACATCACTGCCAAGTTACAACTATTGGAAAGATATAATACCAGTTAGCATTTAGAATCCGTACACAAACAAATTTAAACCACTTTAGCAAAAAGTTCAATGAAAGAAATTGTccataaaacaacaaaattaaaataatgcaCTATAATAGCCAAAtaatactactaataataataataacattaacacTACAATTCTCTCCAAGAAGCATCCCTTAGAATGAAAGAAACTTTTCCAATATCAAAACCTTTAAAAGGACAACATCACTAATGAATCCAATTTGCTTAAAACCCTCTCCTCTGCTGACCTATAATCAACAGACTCCTCCTGTAAGCAGATAAGATATAATCTTCTAGCCAGCAATGCTTTTTGTAAAAGTCCAATCTCTTCCCCATTGCAGATTTTCTTGccagagaaataatttatcaattgcaAATGATTTCGTAAATATCACAATGAACAGGGTGGAACATACTAATCACTTTCTACACATTTTCCTATAAGAAGAAGGACTGTGCCACACCAAATAATCTCCACACAGATAATTTGGAGCAACTTTTCTTTGCATCTTCTCATTTAATGCATGCTATGAATATGAGAAGCAATTAAAATTTCATGCACGCTCTTCATCAAGGACCAAGAATAACTGTTTCTTTTGCCAATATTTAAAGGAGTGAAGGGGGACAAAAATATTTCTAATACATGTTAGATTAGATTATCTTTTAATGTAAGGTGGAAAATGTTCAGTATTGCCAAGAAATACTTCAGGAAACTGGCGTCAGCATGAAGCAAGAATGAAAGTGGGAGTGCGATGAAATAGAATGCTTGatgctataattttttaaattgtacaAAAGATAATTTCCCATCAAAAATATCTAACAGGAGAGGCAAAGTTTCTTGATATGTTGTCACAAACCTGTTCAAAAAGGCATTATCTGATTCTATCAGCATAGTGGACATGGCAAGCTTTTCTTTCAACAAGTCCTCTAGGAGAGCAGGACTTTGATAACAGAACATCTTGGTATTATCCTCTTCTCCAAAACTTGGAACTCTGGCCATGTCTCCAGGCTGAAACCCAGTTTGTTTacaaaaatatccattttacTCCTAAAATTCACCTTCGATTATTCCATAAAAATTGGATCCTTTCTAAACGCTGACAAGAAATCATTTTCTATCCAACCACACTTCTTATACCGTAATAAATTTCCATCTTCTGTGCCCATGACAATTCACCCACACAAGAAATTACATCTAAAGCAGTTATAAATTTCATCTTCAAAGGGTTAAATCCCATACCAATGACCTTCTCAACATCTTCTCAAGCATGCTAGTTTTGCGGCAGGCAGCATACGGATGGCCAGTTATCAATGCAGAAATAAAGGAATGTGTCACTCCCAGCGCCCTCAAGATTGAGACATTTATAGCAAAGTTCTTCAGCACATTGTCCAGCAATACCCATGAAGAACAACCAAAGAACTTTGCAACTTTTTCATGAAGGAAAAGTACACT
Proteins encoded in this window:
- the LOC107417253 gene encoding uncharacterized protein LOC107417253, which codes for MSFGLSGVDLARVVIWNPCLLTRSLEKCIIPCYDILKSVLILDEKVAKFFGRSSWILLDNVQKNFAVNVSVLRALGVPQSFISVLITCHPYVACRKTSMFEKDVEKVVNMGFNPLKMIFITALHVISCVGESSWAQKKEIYKQCGWTENDFLTAFRKDPMFMALSKKNFRSKMDVFVNKMGLQPADVARVPSILKYSLEKRIIPRCSVIKVLLAKGLMKEKPALSYVLIEPDEAFMNRFVKKHQENVPLLLDIFHGKSSFL
- the LOC107417252 gene encoding anthocyanidin 3-O-glucosyltransferase 6 codes for the protein MKKAELAFVPFPVTSHITPAIDLAKLLVRHHDRLSITIVLMNPPFASSKTRAHLESLASNSTIIDHRITLVLLPHDYTIPETSDAHIINSTFIQNQITHLKHFLTNHINQYSEPGHDSPQLAGLVLDMLCAPFMDVADELGLPAYMFFTTSAGYSSLMFHIQIDAKDDPNAELVLPTFANSIPSKVLPEFMLDKDVFSYYLNQFRRMKEKAKGFVINTFMELEPHAIGSLVGATFPTVYTVGPLLNLAVEQSDSNVGSKDTTDDCDVIKWLDDQPPSSVVFLCFGHLGRFSEDQAKEIANALENSGIRFVWSLRQSKSGGYTDSMEALIKGFLNRNAGMGKIVEWAPQVAILSHPAVRGFVSHCGWNSILESVWFGVPIAAWPLYAEQQINAFEIVRDLGLAEEIRLDFFMDFQSQDAQAVVSAPQIEAGIRRVMEHDSDIRKNVKEISEKSRKALMNGGSSYNSIGHLINDVFDNMA
- the LOC132803556 gene encoding uncharacterized protein LOC132803556, translating into MPEIALSVSERINIETPERPDLVLGLLKDHGFTNTHISRLVKDVSIFAFSQCREDPFNFAINVSILRALGVTHSFISALITGHPYAACRKTSMLEKMLRRSLVNFRSKMDIFVNKLGFSLETWPEFQVLEKRIIPRCSVIKVLLS